Proteins from one Rhizobium sp. CB3090 genomic window:
- a CDS encoding ABC transporter ATP-binding protein has product MTIKADNLVWRIGRKTVLDGVSFEAQPGKMLGLLGPNGSGKTSLLRLLAGLKRPHAGRITLDQRDIKTISRRSVAQRVAFVEQHATTNANLRVIDVVKLGRFPHLSMFSGWTAADEEAVEGALERAGMTEKRNDRWQSLSGGEKQRTHLARALAQSPQELILDEPTNHLDIQYQISLMRLVGDLPVTSIIALHDLNHAAMFCDQLIIMQQGRIVASGSPEVVLTEELLRNVFSVEARVETSPHHLRPHIHYLR; this is encoded by the coding sequence ATGACCATCAAGGCAGATAACCTCGTCTGGAGAATTGGTAGGAAGACCGTTCTTGACGGCGTCTCATTTGAGGCGCAACCCGGCAAGATGCTCGGCCTGCTCGGCCCCAATGGCTCCGGCAAAACCTCGCTCCTTCGTCTTCTCGCCGGTCTGAAGCGACCGCATGCCGGACGCATTACGCTCGACCAAAGGGACATCAAGACCATTAGCCGACGCTCAGTCGCTCAGCGCGTCGCCTTCGTCGAACAGCATGCCACGACCAATGCCAATCTGCGGGTCATCGACGTCGTAAAGCTCGGCCGGTTTCCGCATCTGTCGATGTTTTCGGGCTGGACCGCGGCCGACGAAGAGGCCGTCGAAGGCGCGCTGGAACGGGCTGGTATGACGGAGAAACGCAATGATCGCTGGCAGAGCCTATCGGGTGGCGAAAAGCAGCGCACGCACCTGGCGAGAGCCCTGGCGCAATCCCCGCAGGAACTGATCCTCGACGAACCGACTAATCATCTCGATATCCAGTATCAAATCAGCCTGATGCGGCTCGTCGGCGACCTTCCCGTTACCAGCATCATCGCTTTGCATGATCTGAACCACGCGGCCATGTTCTGCGACCAACTGATCATCATGCAGCAAGGCAGGATCGTCGCTTCGGGTTCGCCAGAGGTGGTGTTGACCGAAGAGCTTCTGAGAAACGTCTTTTCGGTCGAAGCTCGCGTGGAGACATCGCCGCATCACTTGCGGCCGCATATCCATTATCTTCGCTGA
- a CDS encoding iron chelate uptake ABC transporter family permease subunit, with translation MTDTRRPLQRVLAFGLLLLVSFAAIGLVVGISVGIGDLPIPLVTTFSAVTNRMGWTAVELNKIHEAVIWDYRLSRALVAVFCGAGLALSGAIMQSLLRNPLAEPYVLGISAGASTGAVAIVILGVGAGAVSLSAGAFAGAFAAFLLVALLSNGTRGGADRTILAGVAASQLFNAATSYIVTTSGNAQQARDVMFWLLGSFGGVRWPEFMLVSIVVGFGLVACLFYARVLDAFAFGDEAASSLGVNVGRARIALFVLTAMMTATIVSIVGSIGFFGLVVPHAARFLVGPLHIRLLPTCAVAGAILMVLADIASRVLVPHQVLPIGVVTALVGVPIFSIILYRFQRAS, from the coding sequence GTGACCGATACGCGTCGCCCTCTTCAGCGGGTTCTTGCCTTCGGCCTTCTGCTGCTGGTTTCATTCGCCGCCATCGGCCTCGTCGTTGGGATCAGCGTCGGGATCGGCGATCTGCCGATCCCGCTCGTCACCACCTTCTCGGCCGTAACCAATCGAATGGGATGGACGGCGGTGGAGCTCAACAAGATCCATGAGGCTGTCATCTGGGACTACCGTCTCAGCCGGGCACTGGTGGCGGTCTTCTGCGGCGCAGGCCTCGCGCTCTCGGGAGCGATCATGCAGTCGCTGCTGCGCAACCCGCTTGCCGAACCCTATGTTCTCGGCATCTCGGCCGGCGCCTCCACCGGCGCCGTTGCGATTGTCATCCTCGGGGTCGGTGCCGGCGCAGTATCCCTGTCTGCCGGGGCTTTTGCCGGCGCCTTCGCGGCCTTTCTCCTGGTGGCATTGCTATCGAATGGCACACGCGGCGGGGCCGACCGCACCATTCTCGCCGGTGTCGCCGCATCGCAGCTCTTCAATGCCGCGACCTCCTATATCGTGACGACGTCGGGCAATGCGCAGCAAGCCCGCGATGTGATGTTCTGGCTGCTCGGCAGTTTCGGCGGCGTGCGGTGGCCCGAATTCATGCTGGTCTCGATTGTGGTCGGCTTCGGACTCGTCGCCTGCCTGTTTTATGCCCGCGTGTTGGATGCCTTTGCCTTCGGCGACGAGGCGGCATCCTCACTTGGCGTCAATGTTGGCAGGGCGCGGATCGCACTTTTCGTTCTGACGGCAATGATGACGGCAACGATCGTCAGCATAGTAGGCTCGATCGGCTTCTTCGGCCTCGTTGTGCCGCACGCGGCGCGCTTTCTCGTCGGGCCGCTGCATATCCGCCTGCTTCCGACCTGCGCCGTGGCGGGCGCGATCCTCATGGTGCTGGCAGACATTGCATCGCGTGTCCTCGTTCCGCATCAGGTCCTGCCGATCGGCGTCGTTACGGCGCTGGTGGGCGTGCCCATCTTCTCGATCATTCTCTACCGGTTCCAGCGTGCGTCATGA
- a CDS encoding ABC transporter substrate-binding protein encodes MSGLCAALSSTGSSAFAATKFPLTIENCGVQVTFQKAPERAIGLGQNSAEILLLLGLQDKMVGTAFWPSKVLPQLAEANDKVKLLTVEFPTFESILAENPDFVAAALPSLMGPSSKVAKREDYDKVGIPTYLSPSTCLSTKEVKDQYGSRAQLWNTDLLYREIDELSQIFDVADRGQALIADFKAREAALRSSVSKDGKNLSYVFWFSSPSPSADAYLGGKNAASGFIADLLGGHNAVTAEAEWPTLGWESIIAANPDVIVVANLDRNRWELDKADAKINFLTTDPAVSQISAVKNKAIVVMDGQAMNPTVRTVYGAEQVAEQLKALGLLK; translated from the coding sequence ATTTCCGGCCTCTGCGCCGCGCTCAGCTCCACCGGATCCTCGGCATTTGCCGCAACGAAATTTCCGCTGACGATCGAGAATTGCGGCGTGCAGGTGACCTTCCAGAAGGCGCCTGAACGGGCGATCGGCCTTGGCCAGAACAGCGCGGAGATCCTGCTGCTGTTGGGCCTTCAGGATAAGATGGTCGGCACTGCCTTCTGGCCGAGCAAGGTATTGCCGCAGCTTGCCGAAGCCAATGACAAGGTGAAACTGCTGACAGTCGAATTCCCGACCTTCGAATCCATCCTTGCGGAAAATCCCGATTTCGTGGCGGCGGCTTTGCCGAGCCTGATGGGGCCGAGCAGCAAAGTCGCCAAGCGCGAGGATTATGACAAGGTCGGCATCCCGACCTATCTCTCCCCCAGCACCTGCCTCAGCACCAAAGAGGTCAAGGACCAATATGGCAGCCGTGCTCAGCTATGGAACACGGACCTTCTCTACAGGGAAATCGACGAGCTGTCGCAAATCTTCGACGTCGCCGATCGCGGCCAGGCGCTGATTGCCGATTTCAAGGCGCGTGAGGCAGCACTTCGCTCCAGCGTTTCGAAAGACGGCAAGAACCTCTCCTACGTCTTCTGGTTCTCGAGCCCCAGCCCGTCGGCCGACGCCTATCTCGGCGGCAAGAATGCCGCTTCCGGCTTTATCGCCGACCTGCTCGGCGGGCATAACGCGGTGACGGCAGAGGCGGAATGGCCGACGCTTGGATGGGAAAGCATCATCGCTGCCAACCCGGACGTCATCGTCGTTGCCAATCTCGACCGCAACCGTTGGGAACTCGACAAGGCTGACGCCAAGATCAACTTCTTGACCACCGACCCGGCGGTCAGCCAAATCTCGGCTGTCAAGAACAAGGCGATCGTGGTCATGGACGGCCAAGCCATGAACCCCACCGTTCGGACGGTCTATGGTGCCGAACAGGTGGCGGAGCAGTTGAAGGCGCTTGGTCTTCTGAAGTGA
- a CDS encoding transporter substrate-binding domain-containing protein, protein MIARLVFIAIFFASSLGLATAGDQLRIATEGAYPPFNFKDTAGQLAGFDVDIAKALCQQMQTECSLVAVPWTEIIQGLADDKYDLIVASMAFTEERAQKMEFSAPYYRSHSVLIGDSEKFQDSAPAALAGVRIAAATGTIQAEYLQKAYGASKLELTKDQPAAQRLLLDNQADLLIGDAIELLSFLQTPEGARFGYVGDPISTDFLQSSAHITAKKGNVELIQKVNDSLKQIKLNGVYDRINDAYFPFSIY, encoded by the coding sequence ATGATCGCTCGGCTGGTATTTATTGCCATATTCTTTGCTAGCTCGCTTGGCCTGGCAACCGCAGGCGATCAGCTTCGCATCGCCACTGAAGGCGCATACCCGCCCTTCAATTTCAAGGACACGGCCGGGCAACTCGCCGGATTCGATGTCGACATCGCCAAAGCTCTCTGTCAGCAGATGCAAACCGAATGTTCGCTCGTCGCTGTGCCCTGGACGGAGATCATTCAGGGTTTGGCGGACGATAAGTATGATCTCATCGTCGCCAGCATGGCCTTTACAGAAGAGCGAGCCCAGAAAATGGAGTTTTCTGCGCCGTATTATCGCTCTCATTCGGTATTGATAGGCGACTCGGAAAAATTCCAGGACAGTGCGCCGGCAGCACTCGCAGGCGTTCGCATTGCGGCGGCAACGGGAACCATTCAGGCGGAATATTTGCAGAAGGCCTATGGCGCAAGCAAGCTTGAGTTGACGAAAGACCAGCCTGCCGCGCAACGCTTGCTTCTGGACAATCAGGCAGACCTTTTGATCGGCGATGCCATCGAGCTTCTGAGCTTCCTGCAGACGCCCGAAGGTGCGCGCTTTGGTTATGTGGGAGATCCGATCTCCACCGACTTTCTTCAGAGCTCGGCGCATATCACCGCGAAAAAGGGCAATGTCGAACTCATTCAGAAGGTGAACGACTCTCTGAAGCAGATAAAGCTCAATGGCGTCTATGACCGCATCAACGATGCCTACTTCCCCTTCAGCATCTATTGA
- a CDS encoding GGDEF domain-containing protein gives MGEIKGSRRRQLSLSSVGRFVLLGVIVYSLVAGGISLVLLNRIETQADFTRDTQIPLILTQTRNAVKIERLSSLLRSIYLAKDRRLERQLQLQIQALAQGFSFDQNARLIEGSRQVADETKIIAKLRQEARDLREGQPSSSATQATMDADDVDKITTQAYDRAMHTIDAMASQLSGDAAVVADDLAREIQRSAGHMQIGWILILLVPSLFATALLVAARRHLTAPIVAAIDNLERIGKHEQVVRLERAPLIAELAMIDAAIVAYGEVSDDLHRTNAILHGLAEQDPLTGLANRRTFENYLTSALSRRTAAPDLAIVMVDVDHFKSVNDTFGHLVGDKALAAVANVLTSLPWHANSLVARYGGEEFVVVLEDCSQQQAIERAESLRRSIQELSIETHAGAPLRLTASFGLAMANHGGHAPAEIVAAADGALYSAKRSGRNNVQVALWPGEMSKAG, from the coding sequence ATGGGTGAAATCAAAGGGTCGAGAAGACGCCAGCTCTCGCTGAGTTCCGTCGGTCGATTTGTTCTGCTCGGCGTCATCGTCTATTCGCTGGTCGCCGGCGGGATTTCGCTCGTCCTGTTGAACAGAATCGAGACCCAGGCAGACTTTACCCGTGATACGCAAATTCCGCTCATCCTGACGCAAACGCGGAACGCCGTAAAAATCGAACGTCTATCTTCTCTCCTGCGCTCCATCTATCTCGCGAAGGACCGCAGATTGGAGCGGCAGCTCCAATTGCAGATTCAGGCCCTCGCGCAAGGCTTCTCGTTCGATCAAAATGCCCGTCTGATCGAAGGGTCACGGCAAGTCGCCGATGAAACCAAGATAATCGCAAAACTTCGTCAGGAAGCCCGCGACTTGCGAGAGGGCCAGCCGTCGTCCTCCGCCACGCAAGCCACGATGGATGCTGACGATGTCGATAAGATAACGACACAGGCATATGATCGAGCTATGCACACTATCGACGCGATGGCCTCACAATTGAGCGGCGATGCTGCCGTCGTAGCCGACGACCTCGCCCGTGAAATCCAGCGCAGCGCAGGGCATATGCAGATTGGATGGATTTTGATCCTGCTGGTTCCAAGCCTCTTTGCCACCGCCTTGCTGGTCGCTGCAAGACGTCATCTTACTGCGCCTATCGTCGCCGCGATCGATAATCTGGAGCGAATTGGAAAGCACGAGCAGGTCGTCCGTCTAGAGCGCGCCCCGCTCATCGCAGAACTGGCAATGATCGATGCGGCAATCGTCGCCTATGGAGAGGTCTCAGACGATCTGCACCGCACCAATGCCATTCTGCATGGCCTGGCGGAACAGGATCCGTTGACGGGACTGGCAAATCGCCGGACCTTCGAGAACTATCTCACCTCGGCCTTGAGCCGGCGAACCGCCGCCCCTGATCTTGCGATTGTCATGGTCGACGTCGATCATTTCAAATCCGTGAATGATACGTTCGGCCATCTGGTTGGCGACAAAGCTCTCGCAGCCGTCGCCAACGTGCTGACCAGCTTGCCTTGGCACGCCAATAGTCTCGTTGCACGATATGGCGGCGAGGAGTTCGTCGTCGTCCTGGAAGACTGCTCGCAGCAGCAGGCGATCGAGCGCGCGGAAAGCTTGAGGCGTTCCATTCAGGAACTTTCGATCGAGACGCATGCGGGAGCACCTTTACGCCTGACCGCCAGCTTCGGTCTCGCCATGGCCAACCATGGCGGCCATGCGCCGGCGGAAATTGTTGCCGCCGCTGACGGTGCCCTTTACAGCGCAAAGAGAAGCGGTCGCAACAACGTGCAGGTCGCATTGTGGCCCGGCGAGATGTCAAAGGCTGGCTAA
- a CDS encoding aldolase, which produces MKSARLNRLFGVSGNCFDVAIDHGMFNERTFLAGIEDMKTAIKVIADAAPDAIQLPPGTAPLLQAIPGKQRPALVLRTDIANIYGNPLPSALFSEMIDRAVEQAIALDAACVVVNLLMLPDQPEVYRACVRNVNSLKRECEIYGMPLMVEPLVMQDNSKGAYMVDGAIDKILPLVRQAAELGADIIKADPCDNVDEYHRVVEIAQGLPVLVRGGGRVSDHEILARTKQLMEQGARGIVYGRNVIQHNNPGGMTRALMAIVHDKASVEQASGYLA; this is translated from the coding sequence ATGAAATCCGCACGGCTCAATCGCCTTTTTGGCGTGTCCGGAAATTGTTTCGACGTTGCCATCGATCACGGTATGTTCAACGAGCGGACTTTTCTCGCCGGCATCGAGGACATGAAGACGGCCATCAAGGTGATTGCCGATGCCGCGCCCGATGCCATTCAACTTCCGCCGGGCACGGCGCCTCTGCTGCAGGCGATCCCCGGCAAGCAACGTCCTGCATTGGTCCTGCGCACCGATATTGCCAATATCTACGGCAACCCGCTGCCTTCGGCGCTTTTTTCGGAAATGATCGACCGGGCCGTCGAACAGGCCATAGCGCTGGATGCCGCCTGCGTCGTGGTCAATCTCCTGATGCTGCCGGACCAGCCGGAAGTCTATCGCGCCTGCGTGCGCAACGTGAACAGTCTGAAGCGCGAATGCGAGATCTATGGCATGCCGCTGATGGTCGAACCCCTTGTCATGCAGGATAATTCCAAGGGCGCCTACATGGTCGATGGCGCGATCGACAAGATCCTGCCGCTGGTGCGTCAGGCGGCCGAACTCGGCGCCGACATTATCAAAGCCGACCCATGCGACAATGTCGATGAATATCACCGCGTCGTAGAGATCGCCCAAGGGCTCCCTGTACTGGTGCGCGGCGGTGGCCGCGTTTCGGATCACGAAATTCTGGCCCGCACAAAGCAGTTGATGGAGCAGGGCGCTCGCGGCATCGTCTATGGCCGCAACGTCATTCAGCATAATAATCCCGGCGGTATGACGCGAGCTTTGATGGCAATTGTCCATGACAAGGCGTCCGTCGAACAAGCCTCCGGGTACCTCGCCTGA
- a CDS encoding Gfo/Idh/MocA family oxidoreductase, with product MTKVFRFGVIGCGLMGREFASAAARWLHLVDVKARPEIIAVCDTNTTLLDWFRDNVPTVRQFTADYGELLANPEVDAIYCAVPHVLHQQFYIDVLKAGKHLLGEKPFGMDAAQNREIMAELAKHPDLLVRCSSEMPFFPGAQKVIALAKSGEMGDILEVEAGFLHSSDIDRQKPINWKRMADINGEYGCMGDLGMHVLHVPLRLGWRPATLHAQLVKKVTERPDGKGGMLPCTTWDNATISSRVRTGDQDFPMVLKTWRIAPGESNTWYIRILGMKKSAFFSTKSPRQWQWMDYNGGAQAWSTEDLGYGSLFPAITGKIFEFGFADAIQQMWAAFVDELAGGNANGFGCAAPEEAHAHHAVLTAALKSGREDAVVPVEYDGVTV from the coding sequence ATGACGAAAGTATTCCGCTTCGGCGTCATCGGCTGCGGTCTGATGGGGCGCGAGTTCGCAAGCGCTGCGGCGCGTTGGCTGCATTTGGTCGATGTGAAGGCGCGCCCGGAAATCATCGCTGTCTGCGATACCAACACGACGCTGCTCGACTGGTTCAGGGATAATGTGCCGACGGTTCGGCAATTCACCGCCGACTATGGGGAGCTTCTGGCCAATCCCGAAGTCGATGCCATCTATTGCGCTGTCCCGCATGTGCTGCACCAGCAATTTTACATCGATGTCCTGAAGGCAGGGAAGCATCTTCTCGGCGAAAAGCCGTTCGGCATGGATGCCGCCCAGAACCGGGAGATCATGGCTGAACTCGCCAAGCATCCTGATCTCCTGGTTCGCTGCTCGTCGGAGATGCCGTTCTTCCCCGGCGCGCAGAAGGTCATCGCGCTCGCAAAAAGCGGCGAGATGGGGGACATCCTCGAAGTCGAGGCGGGTTTCCTGCATTCCTCGGATATCGACCGGCAAAAGCCGATCAACTGGAAGCGCATGGCCGATATCAACGGCGAATATGGCTGCATGGGCGATCTCGGCATGCATGTGCTGCACGTGCCGCTGCGCCTCGGCTGGCGTCCGGCAACCCTGCATGCGCAACTGGTCAAGAAGGTCACCGAGCGACCTGACGGCAAGGGCGGCATGCTGCCCTGCACCACCTGGGATAATGCGACGATCAGCAGCCGCGTGCGCACCGGGGATCAGGATTTTCCGATGGTGCTGAAAACCTGGCGCATTGCGCCCGGGGAATCCAACACCTGGTACATTCGCATTCTCGGCATGAAGAAGAGCGCATTCTTCAGCACGAAGTCGCCGCGGCAATGGCAGTGGATGGACTATAATGGTGGTGCTCAGGCCTGGAGCACTGAGGATCTCGGATATGGTTCGCTGTTTCCGGCGATTACCGGCAAGATCTTCGAATTCGGTTTTGCCGATGCCATACAGCAGATGTGGGCAGCCTTCGTCGACGAGCTTGCGGGAGGCAATGCCAACGGTTTTGGCTGTGCGGCGCCGGAAGAAGCACATGCGCACCATGCGGTGCTGACGGCCGCCCTGAAATCCGGCCGCGAGGATGCTGTCGTGCCTGTTGAATATGACGGAGTGACAGTCTGA
- a CDS encoding D-lyxose/D-mannose family sugar isomerase encodes MKRSEINAALRRASETLERWHWSLPEWGYWTAAEFASRPESASYLRAHQLGWDVTDFGSNRFAECGLVLFCLRNGIVGVEGERTYAEKLLFVEEGQLTPTHRHASKMEDIINRAGGDLVIEFAAADTDGNALKDDVTVPVDGLPCRLSAWEPLVLRPGQSVTIRTGLYHRFYGRKGGGPVFVGEVSQVNDDNNDNFFLEPIGRFAAIEEDEPPLRPLWNEGSG; translated from the coding sequence ATGAAGCGCTCCGAAATCAATGCCGCGCTGCGGCGCGCGAGCGAAACCCTCGAACGCTGGCATTGGTCCTTGCCGGAATGGGGATATTGGACGGCGGCGGAGTTTGCCTCTCGTCCCGAGTCCGCAAGCTATCTGCGTGCCCATCAGCTCGGTTGGGATGTCACCGATTTCGGCTCGAACCGCTTTGCCGAATGCGGTCTCGTCTTGTTCTGCCTGCGCAACGGTATCGTCGGGGTCGAGGGCGAGCGCACCTATGCCGAAAAGCTGCTCTTCGTCGAGGAAGGCCAGCTTACGCCGACGCATCGTCACGCGTCGAAGATGGAAGACATCATCAACCGCGCCGGCGGCGATCTCGTCATCGAATTCGCCGCGGCCGATACTGACGGTAATGCGCTGAAAGATGATGTGACGGTTCCGGTCGACGGATTGCCGTGCCGGCTTTCCGCATGGGAGCCGTTGGTTCTCAGGCCCGGCCAGAGCGTGACGATCCGCACCGGGCTTTATCATCGCTTCTACGGCAGGAAAGGGGGCGGGCCTGTCTTTGTCGGCGAGGTCAGCCAGGTCAACGACGATAACAACGACAACTTCTTTCTGGAGCCGATCGGGCGCTTTGCCGCGATCGAGGAAGATGAGCCGCCGCTCAGACCCCTGTGGAACGAGGGAAGCGGCTGA
- a CDS encoding carbohydrate kinase family protein, with protein sequence MQAGEEAHSRDSQKHGGIVCAGNFIVDRVHTLSYWPEQGNLAYILHQDLGVGGGAANVVTDLASLGFSGKLAAAGCIGADQDGEIVKTRLANAGIDVGGLLALADQVTAHTHVMNVPGQNRTFFYHGGANDALTDAHISPPTFAKAGYRLFYLGYLMLLPGLDRIDPDGRSGASRLLEAAQRAGLTTCVDFVSSEDPEFAAKVGVALPFCDFLIINEMEAGRATGVIVRDAKGNLIEPGLFEAGERLLAAGVTKGAVIHAPEICFWFAPGASPIVTRSRPVDPNDIVSTVGAGDAFCAAVLYGLHENWPVERICAVAHGAAAQCLAGATATDGIPNMTVLLEDMQELT encoded by the coding sequence ATGCAAGCGGGGGAGGAGGCTCACAGTCGCGACAGTCAGAAGCACGGCGGTATCGTCTGCGCAGGAAACTTCATTGTCGATCGCGTCCACACCCTGTCCTATTGGCCGGAACAGGGCAATCTCGCTTATATACTGCACCAGGATTTGGGCGTCGGGGGCGGGGCGGCCAATGTCGTCACCGACCTCGCCTCGCTCGGATTTTCAGGAAAGCTGGCGGCGGCAGGATGCATTGGCGCTGATCAGGACGGAGAGATCGTCAAGACCCGCCTTGCGAATGCCGGCATTGATGTCGGGGGACTTCTGGCGCTCGCCGATCAAGTGACGGCTCACACGCATGTCATGAACGTGCCGGGCCAGAACCGCACCTTTTTTTACCATGGCGGCGCCAACGATGCGCTCACGGATGCGCATATCTCGCCCCCGACCTTCGCCAAAGCCGGTTACCGGCTCTTCTACCTCGGCTATCTGATGCTGCTGCCCGGGCTCGACCGGATCGACCCGGATGGCCGTTCGGGGGCATCGCGCCTGCTGGAGGCCGCGCAACGCGCGGGGCTCACGACCTGCGTGGATTTCGTATCGAGCGAAGATCCGGAATTCGCTGCCAAGGTTGGCGTCGCGCTGCCCTTCTGCGATTTCCTGATCATCAACGAGATGGAGGCAGGCCGGGCAACGGGCGTTATCGTTCGTGATGCAAAAGGAAATCTGATCGAGCCCGGCCTTTTCGAGGCGGGGGAACGCCTGCTTGCGGCGGGTGTCACCAAAGGCGCGGTCATCCATGCCCCGGAAATCTGTTTCTGGTTCGCTCCAGGTGCTTCGCCGATCGTCACGCGTTCGCGGCCCGTCGACCCGAATGATATCGTCAGCACCGTCGGCGCGGGAGACGCCTTCTGTGCCGCCGTGCTCTACGGCCTGCACGAGAACTGGCCTGTCGAGCGGATCTGCGCCGTCGCCCACGGTGCGGCCGCGCAATGCCTAGCGGGCGCAACAGCCACCGATGGCATCCCCAACATGACGGTTCTGCTGGAGGACATGCAGGAGCTGACATGA
- a CDS encoding L-iditol 2-dehydrogenase, whose amino-acid sequence MTTVQTSRLSGKVALVTGGASGIGKAVCERFAAEGAKVIVADLDGERCAGVAEAIGPDAWSVALDVTSQESIDAAVRFSLETAGQIDILVNAAGIYEVQSILEISRERTARVFQVNIEGVIFMTQAVARHMVERGQGGRIINFSSQAGRRGEGPAVAYCASKAAVISITQSCALELIRYGINVNAIAPGVVDTPMWDVVDAKLGSREGLQPGEVKRRVAAAVPAGRFGRPEEQAAMAAFLAGPDAAYIVAQCYNVDGGNVMG is encoded by the coding sequence ATGACCACTGTGCAGACATCTCGGCTTTCCGGAAAAGTGGCATTGGTCACGGGGGGCGCGAGCGGTATCGGCAAGGCTGTCTGTGAACGCTTCGCGGCGGAAGGCGCGAAGGTCATCGTGGCGGATCTGGACGGCGAACGATGTGCTGGGGTTGCAGAAGCGATCGGTCCCGATGCGTGGAGTGTGGCGCTCGACGTCACCAGCCAGGAGAGTATCGACGCTGCCGTGCGCTTTTCGCTAGAGACCGCCGGCCAGATCGACATCCTGGTGAACGCCGCTGGCATTTATGAAGTCCAATCCATTCTGGAGATATCGCGTGAGCGGACAGCCAGGGTCTTTCAGGTGAATATCGAAGGCGTGATCTTCATGACGCAGGCCGTTGCCCGCCATATGGTGGAGAGAGGCCAAGGCGGACGCATCATTAACTTCTCGTCTCAGGCTGGCCGCCGCGGCGAGGGGCCGGCTGTGGCTTACTGCGCCTCCAAGGCAGCCGTCATCAGCATCACGCAAAGCTGCGCTCTGGAACTGATCCGTTACGGGATCAACGTGAACGCCATCGCTCCCGGCGTGGTCGACACGCCGATGTGGGATGTCGTCGACGCGAAACTTGGGAGCCGCGAAGGTTTACAGCCCGGCGAGGTGAAACGCCGCGTGGCCGCCGCCGTTCCAGCCGGGCGATTTGGTAGACCTGAGGAGCAGGCTGCCATGGCTGCCTTTCTGGCCGGGCCGGATGCGGCATATATCGTGGCGCAGTGCTACAATGTCGATGGCGGCAATGTCATGGGCTGA
- a CDS encoding LacI family DNA-binding transcriptional regulator — MTTSIRHIAKLARTSVSSVSRVLNNSGYASPELRDRVEAAIRALNYTPSKGARMLRGAPSRMIGLMLPSIDVPFFGILAHAIEQQLFQRGYQTLICSTAENMDHEARYMSMLLAQRVDGVIVASAFGNIEHFEILRDAHIPIVAIDRELSGIADDAVMADHEEGGRLMARHLIGLGHRSIAIVGAPAHSQPVQLRLRGISTEMAKHGIAPTAVRMAEEHSFAATYPLAQDLLATHPEITAIIGTTDISAIAAIHAVLDRGVSVPGDYSVIGFDDLPEAAYVFPRLTTVAQPIRDVGQLAARRLETLIAEHQAGHEPRPGAVMKVPVTLIHRDSTGPVRG; from the coding sequence GTGACGACCAGCATCAGACATATCGCCAAACTCGCGAGAACATCGGTCTCGTCGGTCTCGCGCGTGCTCAACAACAGTGGCTATGCCTCGCCCGAACTCAGGGATCGGGTGGAAGCGGCCATTCGGGCTCTGAATTACACGCCGAGCAAAGGCGCACGCATGCTGCGGGGTGCGCCGAGCCGGATGATCGGGCTGATGCTGCCCTCGATCGACGTGCCCTTCTTCGGGATTCTGGCCCATGCCATCGAACAGCAATTGTTCCAGCGCGGCTACCAGACGCTGATCTGCAGTACAGCGGAGAACATGGATCATGAGGCGCGCTACATGTCCATGCTGCTTGCTCAGCGCGTCGATGGCGTCATCGTGGCCAGTGCCTTTGGCAACATCGAGCACTTCGAGATCCTGCGGGATGCCCATATACCGATCGTCGCGATCGACCGTGAATTGAGCGGCATTGCCGACGACGCGGTCATGGCCGATCATGAGGAAGGCGGACGGCTGATGGCGCGTCACCTGATCGGCCTCGGCCACCGATCTATCGCCATCGTCGGCGCACCAGCTCATAGCCAGCCTGTTCAGCTTCGCCTCCGGGGTATTTCGACGGAAATGGCAAAACACGGGATCGCGCCTACTGCCGTGAGGATGGCCGAGGAGCACAGCTTCGCGGCAACATACCCGCTGGCGCAGGATCTGCTGGCAACGCACCCGGAGATCACTGCCATCATCGGCACGACCGATATTTCAGCGATCGCGGCAATCCATGCCGTCCTTGATCGCGGCGTCTCCGTTCCGGGCGATTATTCCGTGATCGGTTTCGACGACCTGCCGGAGGCAGCCTACGTCTTTCCGCGGCTGACAACGGTCGCACAGCCCATCCGCGATGTCGGGCAACTGGCGGCACGTCGTTTGGAAACGCTGATCGCGGAACACCAAGCGGGGCACGAACCGCGACCAGGGGCCGTCATGAAGGTGCCCGTTACCCTGATCCACCGGGACTCGACAGGGCCTGTTCGGGGCTGA